A portion of the Algimonas porphyrae genome contains these proteins:
- a CDS encoding DEAD/DEAH box helicase, with translation MTSFTDLDLAEPIARALATIGYTTPSPIQAQAIPHLLEGQDLLGIAQTGTGKTAAFALPTLHHIFTHDMDPPKRGARVLVLAPTRELVGQIEKSFRSYGRFMMDLEIAKVTGGVSIARQIKRLVHGNDILVATPGRLIDLLDRGDVRLSGVEVLILDEADQMMDMGFIHALRKIIPLLPKKRQTLFFSATLPPKIRKLADSFLSDPVKVTVSPPNTTAERVEQSLIYAEGPEKPMLLADSLLRDEVTRSLVFTRTKHGADRVVKRLAQIGIPALAIHGNRSQGQRTRALDAFKSGEVDVLVATDVAARGIDIPEISHVFNYEIPNVPEQYVHRIGRTARAQASGRAIAFVAKDERAYLKDIQKLLGETIPVETMPDDMADRIKVIEARPAIARVNLSPDQPARKGRGKSRKKTGKPSGKSTRRDQGQKSAQDRSTFKNASDTPSGERKPAHSKPKRGSRSDSPRTDGQGYRTRQTETETGKREPSTKTDRPQIDPARRRAAPSRKTGVPPQSGSSAPNAKSAQSFKRKPRRKPAPFRNRGGGQAPPKRRGH, from the coding sequence ATGACATCATTTACAGACCTCGACCTGGCCGAGCCGATTGCGCGCGCGCTGGCAACGATCGGCTACACCACACCCTCCCCCATTCAGGCCCAGGCTATCCCGCATCTGCTGGAAGGGCAGGACCTGTTGGGCATCGCCCAGACAGGGACCGGCAAGACGGCAGCCTTCGCCCTGCCGACCCTCCACCATATCTTCACCCACGATATGGACCCGCCGAAACGCGGGGCGCGCGTGCTTGTGCTCGCCCCCACGCGCGAACTTGTCGGACAGATCGAAAAGAGCTTTCGCAGCTATGGCCGCTTCATGATGGATCTCGAGATCGCCAAAGTCACAGGCGGTGTCTCCATTGCAAGGCAGATCAAACGCCTTGTGCATGGCAATGACATTCTGGTTGCGACTCCTGGCCGCCTGATCGATCTGCTCGACCGGGGCGATGTGCGCCTATCCGGCGTCGAAGTCCTCATTCTCGATGAAGCGGATCAGATGATGGATATGGGCTTCATCCATGCGCTGCGGAAGATCATCCCGCTCTTGCCGAAAAAGCGCCAGACGCTTTTCTTCTCGGCGACGCTTCCTCCGAAAATCCGCAAACTTGCCGACAGCTTTCTCAGCGATCCGGTCAAGGTCACGGTTTCTCCGCCCAACACGACGGCTGAACGGGTCGAACAATCACTGATCTATGCGGAAGGGCCGGAAAAACCAATGTTGCTGGCCGATAGCCTGCTACGCGACGAAGTCACTCGCTCGCTGGTTTTCACGCGCACGAAGCACGGCGCAGACCGGGTCGTGAAACGATTGGCGCAAATCGGCATTCCTGCTCTCGCCATTCATGGCAATCGCAGCCAGGGCCAACGCACGCGCGCGCTGGATGCCTTCAAGTCCGGCGAAGTCGATGTTCTGGTCGCAACAGATGTCGCGGCCCGCGGGATCGATATTCCGGAAATCAGCCACGTTTTCAATTACGAGATCCCGAATGTGCCGGAGCAATATGTCCATCGTATCGGGCGGACGGCCCGCGCACAGGCCTCGGGCCGTGCCATCGCCTTCGTCGCCAAGGATGAGCGCGCCTATCTGAAGGATATTCAGAAACTGCTGGGCGAAACTATTCCTGTCGAGACGATGCCCGACGACATGGCCGACCGGATCAAGGTGATTGAAGCGCGCCCTGCCATCGCACGCGTCAATCTGAGCCCCGATCAGCCCGCGCGCAAAGGCCGGGGAAAGTCACGCAAGAAAACCGGCAAGCCGTCAGGTAAATCCACACGCAGGGATCAGGGCCAGAAATCGGCTCAAGACCGCAGCACCTTTAAGAACGCATCCGACACACCGTCTGGAGAACGCAAGCCAGCCCACAGCAAGCCAAAGCGTGGGTCACGGTCGGATTCGCCTCGGACAGATGGTCAGGGTTACAGGACCCGGCAGACTGAGACGGAAACCGGCAAGCGCGAACCCTCGACCAAAACAGATCGACCACAGATCGATCCGGCACGTCGCCGCGCTGCGCCGTCCCGCAAGACAGGCGTACCCCCACAGTCGGGATCATCGGCACCCAATGCCAAATCGGCGCAATCGTTCAAACGCAAACCCAGACGTAAGCCCGCACCGTTCCGCAATCGGGGTGGCGGACAGGCTCCGCCCAAACGACGCGGACACTGA
- a CDS encoding BlaI/MecI/CopY family transcriptional regulator: MNKAIKPSPGETAILQVLWEAQPRSVKDIHEALSQTRSVGYTTTLKQIQRMFEKGLVTRERGEGKSYDYSAAVGEADTKARLFDRFVSTAFEGSVPDLVMHALGRDGASSDDIEKIREFLDSLDPESE, encoded by the coding sequence ATGAATAAAGCGATCAAACCGTCTCCGGGTGAAACCGCCATCCTGCAAGTTCTGTGGGAAGCCCAACCGCGCAGTGTGAAGGACATTCACGAAGCGCTCAGCCAGACCCGGTCGGTCGGGTATACGACAACGCTGAAGCAGATTCAGCGCATGTTTGAAAAAGGCCTGGTGACGCGAGAGCGCGGCGAGGGCAAATCCTACGACTATTCCGCCGCCGTTGGCGAAGCCGATACCAAGGCGCGCCTGTTCGACCGGTTTGTATCCACTGCGTTCGAAGGCTCAGTGCCCGATCTGGTGATGCATGCGCTGGGACGGGACGGGGCCAGCTCGGACGATATTGAAAAAATCAGAGAGTTTCTGGATTCGCTGGATCCAGAGTCAGAATGA
- a CDS encoding M56 family metallopeptidase: MRLDITAFWDALGWAILHSLWQGALIGLGVWLARLLLTDRRAKLRYLTGMAGLVGTCAAFLSTFAVLLISRRGIPLRLDPLPTGAVDAGGPISDTGVAISVFPVQSLQTDTTVALVPVLGMVWAIGFAFLSLQAYRAWSQTRWLATNGLRTPGADWTHRFQALIHRSHTHQRIRLFVSDHVSGPLTLGALRPIVLVPAGFLTALPPAQVEAILLHELAHIRRHDFLFGLVQTAIRTALYFNPAVLLISRAVDADREEACDDIAVQITGQPADLVRGLAALRLSSAAPDLAMAADGGPLLARLNRLMGRPAPRPVLRSVTNRLSAAALSALMLGTAACTSVSMANPQSAAPSDPQLPDTVVRGSAEAEAPKSRFFAQASNMDAPIPPMPVMPPVPALPPAPAAPAMPPVPSVPTPMIGDYESEAAFEDAMEAWGEKMEAWGTEVEARFEGDWEDKMEAWGAEVEARFEGDWENQMEAWGEEMEVWAESLEARGIDVGDRLEELGALKGLERIGDIEDYSEAYADRIAQQVERQVEMALQQQERVERNADRQVRMAERQAERAQRDAERAQRNVERAARDAARKAEWKAAHKSRKTSTHTTQVSVDGDHDAIQINGRTVNVSALRQNLLTPLVADGLIRNDRVAVNLSLCSDGMEINNQAVSAAQKRRYEGIIAASGLDVDGSLLLSIKSDATKIKLSETGDDDGVTMTFGTHSDDTK; encoded by the coding sequence ATGAGACTGGATATAACCGCATTCTGGGACGCGCTGGGTTGGGCGATCCTGCACAGTCTTTGGCAGGGGGCTCTGATCGGCTTGGGCGTATGGCTGGCCCGGCTTCTATTGACCGATCGGCGTGCGAAACTGCGCTACCTGACCGGCATGGCCGGTCTTGTAGGGACATGTGCCGCCTTCCTGTCGACATTTGCCGTCCTGCTGATATCCCGACGCGGCATTCCGCTCAGACTGGATCCCCTGCCAACGGGGGCAGTGGATGCAGGCGGTCCGATTAGCGACACGGGCGTTGCCATCAGCGTCTTTCCCGTCCAGTCCCTGCAGACGGATACGACGGTCGCGCTGGTGCCCGTTCTAGGTATGGTTTGGGCGATCGGCTTTGCCTTTCTCAGCCTGCAGGCCTACCGTGCCTGGTCGCAGACACGCTGGCTTGCCACGAATGGTCTTCGAACGCCCGGCGCCGACTGGACACACCGCTTTCAGGCCCTGATCCACCGTAGCCATACGCATCAGCGTATCCGCCTGTTCGTATCCGATCATGTGTCGGGTCCGCTTACACTTGGGGCTCTGCGCCCGATCGTTCTGGTTCCTGCGGGCTTTCTGACAGCGCTGCCTCCGGCCCAGGTCGAAGCGATCCTGTTGCACGAACTGGCCCATATCCGTCGGCATGACTTCCTGTTCGGTCTGGTGCAGACCGCCATCCGCACAGCCCTTTACTTCAATCCGGCTGTCCTGCTGATATCACGCGCCGTCGATGCGGACCGCGAAGAGGCCTGCGATGACATTGCCGTCCAGATCACGGGACAACCCGCCGATCTGGTGCGGGGTCTGGCTGCGCTGCGTCTGTCCAGTGCGGCACCTGATCTGGCGATGGCGGCGGATGGCGGCCCGTTGCTGGCGCGCCTGAACCGTCTGATGGGCCGCCCTGCGCCTCGTCCGGTCCTGCGCAGTGTCACGAATCGCCTGTCGGCAGCGGCGCTCTCGGCTCTGATGCTCGGGACCGCAGCTTGCACCAGCGTGTCGATGGCAAACCCGCAATCCGCAGCTCCGAGCGACCCGCAACTTCCTGACACGGTCGTGCGCGGTTCAGCCGAAGCTGAGGCCCCTAAGTCGCGTTTCTTCGCGCAGGCATCGAACATGGATGCGCCGATTCCGCCCATGCCCGTCATGCCGCCCGTGCCCGCACTTCCGCCGGCCCCCGCAGCGCCTGCCATGCCGCCTGTCCCATCCGTGCCGACCCCCATGATCGGTGATTATGAGAGCGAAGCTGCGTTCGAAGACGCGATGGAAGCCTGGGGCGAGAAGATGGAGGCGTGGGGTACCGAAGTCGAAGCCCGGTTCGAGGGGGACTGGGAAGACAAGATGGAAGCCTGGGGCGCTGAGGTCGAGGCCCGTTTCGAAGGCGACTGGGAAAACCAGATGGAAGCCTGGGGCGAAGAAATGGAGGTCTGGGCAGAATCGCTTGAAGCGCGCGGTATCGATGTCGGTGATCGCCTTGAAGAACTCGGAGCCCTGAAGGGTCTGGAACGGATCGGTGACATCGAAGACTATTCCGAGGCCTATGCAGACCGTATTGCCCAACAGGTCGAGCGTCAGGTGGAGATGGCTCTGCAGCAGCAGGAGCGCGTCGAACGCAATGCAGACCGTCAGGTTCGTATGGCCGAACGTCAGGCCGAACGGGCTCAGCGTGACGCCGAACGGGCTCAGCGCAATGTCGAGAGAGCGGCTCGCGACGCCGCACGCAAGGCGGAGTGGAAAGCAGCCCACAAGTCGCGCAAAACAAGCACGCATACGACCCAGGTCTCGGTCGACGGTGATCATGACGCGATTCAGATCAATGGTCGGACCGTCAATGTCTCTGCACTGCGTCAGAACCTTCTGACGCCTCTGGTGGCGGATGGGTTGATCCGCAATGATCGAGTGGCCGTCAATCTGTCGCTGTGCAGCGACGGTATGGAGATCAATAACCAGGCGGTCAGTGCGGCCCAGAAAAGGCGTTATGAAGGCATCATCGCCGCCTCAGGTCTGGATGTCGATGGCTCTCTCCTCCTGTCGATCAAATCCGATGCGACCAAGATCAAACTGTCAGAGACTGGCGATGATGACGGCGTCACAATGACGTTCGGCACGCATAGCGACGACACGAAGTAG
- a CDS encoding TonB-dependent receptor plug domain-containing protein, which yields MFKSSSPRLTALVSLTLFSASVLPAHAYQQVDDSLRADAEAELSGAENPEAADVTPPLEPSAASDRNVYQASYFEAYVPRTALDMVRRIPGFQIRSGDTGRRGLGQGGANVLINGERLTGKTDPFNELDQLLASSVVEIRVLEGATLSIPGLSGQVVDIIVSRPDGLKGTWEWNPQFRKRLEPSLLNAELNISGEADLAGGLTYTLQLREYGFRSGAIRDEQRSQIGGGPIEQRDEKISNFGDRPGVALNLGWTPAPEHKVNLNTEYFLFNFARTANAIRTPLGAQGDDSLTESTSSEDEWNLEIDGDYEFPLLSGQMKLTGVYDREHSPMSNSFALFDPQSGFAGASRFDQFGKELELIGRAEYSWSPTEGRDWQVAAEAAYNELDIEQQLFRQNPGAGFIGDPLSGFVVSEDRYEVTTTHSRPLNDKWDLQASIGLEYSKLMQDRAGGAAVDPRSFYRPKGFLSATYKVDDTFRIRSRIEREVGQLNFFDFVSSVDLVDNLGRSGNPDLVPAQSWLASLDFDKDFGQGNTFRIEVYGAQISDTVDRIPVGANGDAVGNIGTAYRYGFDIASTLKGERLGLPGTELNLIFDWRDSIVDDPVQDFSRRLNGDKEIYYEVSYRHDIPSTDWAYGAFMERFISARQYRLFSIDRNGVDKPYAAIFVEHKDVFGMTLNANLGNLFGQKEFFERTRFDGRRDVGVPSQIDNATFEFGPILRLSLSGSF from the coding sequence ATGTTCAAGTCTTCTTCGCCGCGTTTGACGGCCCTGGTCTCGCTCACCCTTTTCTCAGCGTCGGTTCTGCCCGCTCACGCCTATCAGCAAGTGGACGATTCCCTTCGTGCAGATGCCGAGGCCGAGCTGTCCGGCGCTGAGAATCCGGAGGCTGCGGATGTAACGCCCCCACTCGAACCATCTGCAGCCTCCGACCGCAATGTCTATCAGGCGAGCTATTTCGAGGCCTATGTCCCGCGGACGGCACTGGACATGGTCAGGCGGATCCCGGGCTTTCAAATCCGCTCTGGCGATACGGGTCGGCGTGGTTTGGGCCAGGGCGGCGCGAATGTCCTGATTAATGGCGAACGGCTGACCGGTAAGACCGACCCGTTCAATGAACTGGATCAGCTGCTTGCCAGCAGTGTCGTCGAGATCCGTGTGCTGGAAGGCGCGACACTTTCCATTCCGGGGCTGAGCGGTCAGGTCGTCGACATTATCGTGTCGCGTCCGGATGGTCTCAAAGGCACATGGGAATGGAACCCGCAATTCCGCAAACGTCTGGAGCCCAGCCTGCTGAATGCGGAGCTGAACATATCCGGTGAAGCCGATCTGGCGGGGGGACTGACCTATACGCTGCAATTACGGGAATATGGCTTTCGCAGCGGAGCAATCCGCGACGAGCAGCGCAGCCAGATTGGTGGCGGTCCGATCGAGCAGCGCGACGAGAAGATTTCAAATTTCGGGGACCGGCCAGGCGTTGCCCTGAACCTCGGCTGGACGCCGGCGCCAGAACATAAGGTCAATCTGAACACGGAATATTTCCTGTTCAATTTTGCCCGGACCGCCAATGCGATCCGGACGCCGCTGGGGGCGCAAGGCGACGACTCCCTGACCGAATCCACCAGCAGCGAAGATGAGTGGAATCTGGAAATCGACGGCGATTACGAATTTCCGCTCCTGTCGGGACAGATGAAACTGACCGGGGTCTATGACCGCGAGCATTCGCCCATGTCGAACAGTTTCGCCCTGTTCGATCCGCAGTCGGGGTTTGCCGGAGCCAGCCGTTTCGATCAATTCGGAAAGGAGCTGGAACTGATCGGTCGCGCCGAATATTCATGGAGCCCGACCGAAGGACGGGACTGGCAAGTCGCAGCGGAGGCGGCTTATAATGAGCTGGATATCGAGCAGCAGCTTTTCAGACAAAATCCCGGTGCCGGATTTATCGGTGATCCATTATCCGGTTTCGTTGTCAGCGAAGATCGCTACGAGGTCACGACGACCCATAGTCGTCCGCTGAATGACAAATGGGATTTGCAGGCCTCGATCGGGCTCGAATATTCCAAGTTGATGCAGGACAGGGCGGGCGGTGCCGCCGTCGATCCGCGCAGTTTCTACCGTCCGAAAGGGTTTCTGTCGGCGACCTATAAGGTCGATGACACATTTCGCATCCGCTCGCGCATCGAGCGCGAAGTCGGTCAGCTCAACTTCTTCGATTTCGTGTCGTCGGTCGATCTGGTCGACAATTTGGGGCGCTCGGGCAATCCCGATCTGGTCCCGGCGCAAAGCTGGCTGGCCAGTCTCGATTTTGACAAGGATTTCGGTCAGGGCAATACGTTCCGGATCGAAGTCTATGGCGCGCAGATTTCCGATACGGTCGACCGTATTCCTGTCGGGGCCAATGGCGATGCCGTCGGGAATATCGGAACGGCCTATCGCTACGGTTTCGATATTGCCTCGACATTGAAAGGGGAACGTTTGGGTCTTCCGGGGACGGAGCTGAACCTGATCTTCGACTGGCGGGATTCCATCGTGGACGACCCGGTGCAGGACTTTTCGCGGCGGCTCAATGGCGACAAGGAAATCTATTACGAAGTCAGCTACCGCCACGATATTCCCAGCACGGATTGGGCCTATGGGGCCTTCATGGAACGGTTTATCAGCGCCCGGCAATACAGACTGTTCTCGATCGACCGGAACGGCGTCGACAAGCCCTACGCCGCGATCTTCGTCGAGCATAAGGACGTGTTCGGGATGACGCTGAATGCCAATCTAGGCAATCTGTTCGGGCAGAAGGAGTTTTTCGAGCGCACACGCTTCGATGGCCGACGGGATGTCGGCGTGCCGTCTCAGATCGACAATGCGACCTTCGAATTCGGTCCGATCCTGCGCCTGTCACTCAGCGGAAGTTTCTGA
- a CDS encoding glutathione S-transferase family protein, producing MTAPHLILYGMSASLYTGKVRAYLLHHGLPFEERGAGHPEFLNHIVPQIGRWIIPVLVLPDGTVLQDGTSIIDHFETTGQGRFSIVPDDPVLRSVAHLFELFGGEGLLRPAMHYRWNFDAGNLDFLKVSFSEAFSPGLNPDQQAAMFDQASGRMRQAAAAFGVSAESEAVIEARYTEFLSLFDAHLSQHAFLLGGRPTLGDYGLMNGLYAHLARDPHPALIMKRDAPRIFAWTERMMRPPRDTHFITGGSEGLVDTIPSSLRSLMRFVADDFLPELSAHIAFANQWLEDQFEGQVKSQLPDSRQDGIKRSIGMAQFDWHGLSLKTAVMPYRFWMQQRLTDHLEQCEPTTQSAIRELFAQTGLNDMLDLRVRRRVERRDNREYWEDEIAP from the coding sequence ATGACCGCACCTCACCTCATTCTCTACGGCATGTCCGCTTCGCTCTATACGGGCAAGGTGCGTGCCTATCTGCTGCATCACGGGTTGCCGTTCGAAGAACGCGGCGCAGGACACCCGGAATTCCTGAACCATATCGTGCCGCAGATCGGTCGCTGGATAATCCCGGTCCTGGTCCTGCCGGACGGCACTGTGTTGCAGGACGGAACGTCCATCATCGACCATTTCGAGACCACAGGTCAGGGACGCTTCAGCATTGTGCCCGATGATCCGGTCTTGCGGAGCGTCGCTCACCTCTTCGAGCTGTTTGGCGGAGAAGGGCTGTTACGTCCGGCTATGCATTATCGCTGGAATTTCGATGCCGGTAATCTCGACTTTCTCAAGGTCAGCTTCTCGGAAGCCTTCTCACCGGGTCTGAACCCGGATCAGCAGGCCGCCATGTTCGATCAGGCATCAGGACGGATGCGACAGGCCGCCGCGGCCTTCGGCGTGTCCGCTGAAAGCGAGGCTGTCATCGAAGCCCGCTATACGGAATTCCTATCACTGTTTGACGCCCATCTAAGCCAGCACGCCTTCTTGCTGGGGGGACGCCCGACACTCGGCGATTATGGCTTGATGAACGGCCTCTATGCCCACCTGGCTCGTGATCCGCATCCCGCCCTGATCATGAAGCGCGATGCGCCCCGCATATTCGCATGGACCGAGCGGATGATGCGACCGCCGCGCGATACGCATTTCATCACGGGAGGGTCCGAAGGCCTGGTCGATACCATTCCGTCGTCGCTCAGATCGCTCATGCGTTTTGTCGCCGACGATTTCCTCCCGGAACTGTCGGCGCATATTGCCTTCGCCAATCAGTGGCTGGAGGATCAGTTCGAGGGTCAGGTGAAGAGTCAGCTGCCAGACTCGCGACAGGACGGAATCAAGCGCTCGATCGGCATGGCGCAGTTTGACTGGCATGGCCTGTCGCTCAAGACCGCGGTCATGCCGTACCGGTTCTGGATGCAACAGCGTCTGACGGATCATCTCGAACAGTGCGAGCCGACGACACAATCTGCCATTCGTGAGCTATTCGCCCAGACCGGACTGAACGACATGCTGGACCTGCGGGTCCGTCGTCGTGTCGAACGACGCGACAATCGCGAATATTGGGAAGATGAAATCGCCCCGTAA
- a CDS encoding uridine kinase, which produces MKTLFICGGSASGKTYLARMIMRQLQSATLMSQDAFYHDRPSGSAADRHDFDFDQPYAIDWDEMKAALESLCQGEVTDIPVYDFNVSLRAGSEPLVPEGDVLIVDGTLILSQPKIAALGDVSVFVRAPETLRRARREHRDVEERGRTITFVRQQLAEQVFPAHDQHVEPSAVHADLILDAEDIMRDPEGTVRQVLELLEQTG; this is translated from the coding sequence ATGAAGACCTTGTTCATTTGCGGCGGCAGTGCGTCCGGCAAAACATATCTGGCGCGCATGATCATGCGCCAACTCCAGAGCGCGACTCTAATGTCGCAGGATGCCTTCTATCATGACCGCCCGTCGGGCAGTGCCGCGGATCGTCATGATTTCGACTTTGACCAGCCTTACGCGATCGACTGGGACGAAATGAAAGCCGCTCTTGAGTCTCTGTGCCAAGGTGAAGTGACCGACATTCCGGTCTACGACTTCAATGTCTCGCTGCGGGCTGGGTCCGAACCGCTGGTTCCCGAAGGTGATGTTCTGATTGTCGATGGGACGTTGATTCTTAGCCAGCCAAAGATCGCGGCCTTGGGCGATGTGTCTGTTTTTGTCCGCGCGCCGGAGACGCTGCGCCGGGCCCGCCGTGAACACAGGGATGTGGAAGAGCGTGGGCGCACCATCACATTCGTCCGGCAGCAGCTGGCGGAACAGGTCTTCCCGGCGCATGACCAGCATGTCGAGCCATCCGCCGTGCATGCCGACCTGATTCTCGACGCCGAGGACATCATGCGCGACCCGGAAGGGACTGTGAGACAGGTTCTGGAACTTCTGGAACAGACAGGCTAG
- a CDS encoding NupC/NupG family nucleoside CNT transporter: MNHPAFGLVGIMLLFAIAIAFSSDRRAISPRIVLASFALQVAIAVLVLFVPVGKTALGALASGFQTLLDYSNDGISFMFGPLGDPSNLGFIFFVRVLPVIIFFAALMEVLYYLKIMPIIVQWGGRFMQWVTGTRPIESLNTVANIFVGQAEAPLSLKPYLKNISKFELFTIMVSGLASIAGSVMAGYVEMGIRADFLIAAAFMSAPAGLMMAKIIMPVPKDVAAAEPVAKIEMAEERKEYSNVFLAAANGAQTGVQIAIAVAAMLIAFISLIALVNGLLGWLGGLFGLDGLSIQYILGWIFSPVMWSIGIPWEEARIGGAIFGEKVVLNEFIAYLSLIDVQDELSPKSVTILTFALCGFANFASIGILLGGLGTIIPERKAEIARMGLKAVFAASLANLMSAALAGILVGL, from the coding sequence ATGAACCATCCTGCCTTCGGCCTTGTTGGCATCATGCTGCTGTTTGCGATCGCGATTGCCTTCTCTTCGGATCGCCGCGCCATCTCGCCGCGTATCGTCCTGGCGAGCTTCGCCCTGCAGGTCGCGATTGCCGTGCTGGTTCTCTTTGTCCCCGTCGGCAAGACAGCGCTGGGTGCGCTGGCCTCCGGCTTCCAGACCCTGCTCGACTACTCCAATGACGGTATCAGCTTCATGTTCGGGCCGCTTGGCGATCCGTCCAATCTGGGTTTCATCTTCTTTGTCCGCGTGCTGCCGGTCATCATCTTCTTCGCCGCGCTGATGGAAGTGCTCTATTATCTGAAGATCATGCCGATCATCGTGCAATGGGGCGGGCGCTTCATGCAGTGGGTGACGGGAACACGCCCGATCGAGAGCCTTAATACGGTCGCCAATATTTTCGTCGGGCAGGCCGAAGCACCGCTGTCGCTCAAGCCCTATCTGAAGAATATTTCCAAGTTCGAGCTGTTCACCATCATGGTATCGGGCCTCGCCTCGATCGCGGGCTCCGTGATGGCGGGCTATGTTGAGATGGGCATTCGCGCGGATTTCCTGATCGCTGCCGCCTTCATGAGTGCGCCCGCCGGTCTGATGATGGCCAAGATCATCATGCCGGTTCCGAAAGATGTCGCGGCGGCCGAACCGGTCGCCAAAATCGAGATGGCGGAAGAACGCAAGGAATATAGCAACGTCTTTCTGGCTGCGGCCAATGGCGCGCAGACGGGCGTTCAGATCGCCATTGCCGTCGCGGCGATGCTGATCGCCTTCATTTCCCTGATCGCGCTGGTCAATGGCTTGCTGGGCTGGCTCGGCGGATTGTTCGGTCTCGACGGCCTGTCGATCCAGTATATTCTCGGGTGGATTTTCTCGCCCGTCATGTGGTCGATCGGGATTCCGTGGGAAGAGGCGCGCATTGGCGGCGCAATCTTCGGTGAAAAAGTCGTGCTCAACGAGTTTATCGCCTATCTGTCATTGATCGATGTACAGGACGAGCTGTCACCCAAGTCAGTTACAATTCTGACCTTTGCCCTGTGCGGGTTTGCCAACTTCGCATCGATCGGCATTCTGCTGGGCGGGCTGGGAACGATTATTCCCGAACGCAAGGCGGAGATTGCCCGGATGGGACTGAAAGCCGTCTTCGCGGCCAGCTTGGCCAATCTGATGAGTGCGGCCTTGGCCGGGATTCTGGTCGGGCTGTAG
- a CDS encoding isopenicillin N synthase family dioxygenase, giving the protein MAATVDAHGRDGAPRITVLDFTDHAHDSAAFGQRLLKGMRETGFIVIRNHTIPKADVDAVQAASTEFFALPEAAKSAYAMPEHQFQRGYSPFGTESAKDRDAPDLKEFWHVGRDSIPGLPGSPSVSEIESFDSATRRLFAEMDRFGCTLMRAIGQTLDMPADQITAALDNGNSILRLLHYPPMPERGGEGPSVRAAEHEDINLLTLLLGAEEAGLQVKHRSGQWLSINAPEGAVVVNAGDMLDRLTGGVIPSTTHRVVNPTRERAPHSRYSMPYFLHPASDFSLEALPKCLEMGGTAKAPITARGYLNERLREIGLAKD; this is encoded by the coding sequence ATGGCGGCAACGGTAGATGCCCATGGCCGTGACGGCGCACCCAGGATCACTGTGCTCGACTTCACCGATCATGCCCATGACAGTGCAGCTTTCGGACAGCGCCTCCTGAAAGGTATGCGCGAAACGGGGTTTATCGTCATTCGCAACCACACCATCCCCAAAGCCGACGTCGACGCGGTGCAGGCGGCGAGCACTGAGTTCTTTGCCCTACCGGAAGCTGCAAAGTCAGCCTATGCCATGCCGGAGCACCAATTTCAGCGCGGCTATTCGCCATTCGGCACCGAATCGGCAAAAGATCGCGATGCGCCGGATTTGAAAGAGTTCTGGCATGTCGGTCGCGATTCGATTCCGGGGCTGCCCGGATCGCCCTCCGTGTCGGAAATCGAATCTTTTGATAGCGCGACGCGCCGTCTGTTCGCGGAAATGGACCGTTTTGGCTGCACATTGATGCGCGCGATCGGGCAGACCCTCGACATGCCCGCCGATCAGATCACGGCAGCGCTCGACAATGGAAACTCGATCCTGCGCCTGCTGCACTATCCGCCCATGCCGGAGCGCGGCGGAGAAGGACCGTCCGTTCGCGCCGCCGAGCACGAAGACATCAATCTCCTGACCTTGCTGCTGGGCGCGGAAGAAGCCGGACTGCAGGTCAAGCACCGCAGTGGACAATGGTTATCGATCAACGCTCCCGAGGGCGCCGTGGTCGTCAATGCGGGTGACATGCTCGACCGATTGACCGGCGGCGTGATCCCGTCGACCACACACCGTGTCGTCAATCCGACTCGCGAGCGCGCGCCGCATTCCCGCTACTCCATGCCCTATTTTCTGCATCCGGCCAGCGACTTCAGTCTCGAAGCCTTGCCGAAATGTCTGGAAATGGGCGGGACTGCGAAAGCACCGATCACGGCACGGGGCTATCTGAACGAGAGGCTGCGCGAAATCGGTCTTGCTAAAGACTAA